A genomic region of Bactrocera dorsalis isolate Fly_Bdor chromosome 3, ASM2337382v1, whole genome shotgun sequence contains the following coding sequences:
- the LOC105221945 gene encoding hexokinase type 2 produces the protein MQDQRLKDFLKEFIISDSQLQELYKRFTSEIQKGLTLATHQQADIKCYMTYVQDLPTGDEKGNYLALDLGGTNFRVLRVSLQGHHEAQIDSKVYVVDKELMTGHGTKLFDHIANCLAEFVDEHALNDQHLPLGFTFSFPCVQVGLTEALLTRWTKGFRCAGVEQEDVGRLLKEAIARRGDLEIDVMALLNDTTGTLMSCAHRNPECRIGVIIGTGCNACYVERVENADLLEPEYKVDKPNILVNTEWGAFGESGKLEFVRTDYDRKVDKDSLNRGGQLFEKMISGMYLGELVRLVLADAITQNLIFVRSGEKQRLTNILKDNAGCVETRFISEIENDTFPAFLQTRNILKELLGLENVSVEDCQKLKYICECISKRAANLVAVGISGLINKIAEPHVVVGVDGSVYRLHPHFDTYLREAMQKLVNPKINYELMLSEDGSGRGAALVAAVASKN, from the exons ATGCAGGATCAACGATTAAAGGATTTTCTAAAAGAGTTCATCATCAGTGACTCACAGCTACAAGAACTGTACAAACGTTTTACCAGTGAAATACAGAAGGGGCTAACGCTGGCCACGCACCAACAGGCGGATATAAAGTGTTATATGACATATGTGCAAGATTTGCCGACTGGTGATGAGAAGGGCAATTATTTAGCGCTCGATTTGGGTGGCACTAACTTCCGCGTTTTGCGCGTCTCACTGCAGGGGCATCATGAGGCGCAGATTGATTCGAAAGTATACGTCGTAGATAAGGAACTGATGACCGGACACGGCACCAAACTTTTCGATCACATTGCTAATTGCTTGGCCGAGTTTGTGGATGAGCACGCATTGAATGATCAGCATTTGCCGTTAGGttttacattttcctttccATGCGTACAAGTGGGGTTGACAGAAGCGCTGTTAACGCGTTGGACAAAAGGTTTTCGGTGTGCAGGTGTGGAGCAAGAGGATGTGGGGCGTTTATTAAAGGAAGCAATTGCACGACGGGGTGACTTGGAGATCGATGTCATGGCTCTACTAAACGATACTACTGGCACACTAATGTCCTGCGCGCATCGCAATCCGGAATGTCGCATTGGGGTTATTATCGGTACGGGTTGTAATGCGTGCTATGTGGAACGTGTGGAAAATGCCGATTTATTGGAACCTGAATATAAAGTTGATAAGCCGAATATATTGGTGAATACGGAATGGGGTGCATTTGGCGAAAGCGGAAAACTAGAATTTGTGCGCACAGATTATGATCGTAAAGTTGATAAGGATTCGTTGAATCGCGGCGGTCAGCTGTTTGAAAAAATGATATCAG GCATGTATTTGGGCGAGTTGGTGCGCTTGGTGTTGGCCGATGCAATAACTcagaatttaatatttgtgcGAAGCGGTGAAAAGCAACGTTTGACAAATATACTCAAAGACAACGCAGGCTGTGTTGAAACACGGTTTATTTCTGAAATTGAAAACGACACTTTTCCCGCTTTCCTACAAACCCGCAACATACTCAAAGAGTTGCTTGGCTTGGAGAATGTCTCAGTGGAAGATTGTCAGAAGCTAAAATATATCTGTGAATGCATTTCGAAACGCGCTGCCAACTTGGTGGCAGTGGGTATAAGtggtttaataaataaaatagctgAGCCACATGTCGTGGTCGGTGTAGACGGTTCCGTTTACCGACTTCATCCGCACTTCGACACTTATCTGCGCGAAGCAATGCAAAAATTGGTAAATccgaaaataaattatgaactAATGCTCTCGGAAGACGGTTCCGGACGTGGTGCAGCACTGGTGGCAGCAGTGGCgagcaaaaattaa